Proteins from a genomic interval of Paenibacillus sp. FSL H8-0048:
- a CDS encoding DHA2 family efflux MFS transporter permease subunit — MTDKGSSNPRQFKTLPILISLLIAGFIGMFSETALNVALSDLMNVLQITPSTAQWLTTAYLLTLGILVPISGMLLQWFTTRQLFVAALSFSILGTFLAAMSPNFEFLLTARVVQAMGTALLLPLMFNTILIIIPAEKRGAAMGLIGLVIMVAPAIGPTIAGLLIESLSWHWIFWLSLPFLVIALISGILFMQNVTEVTKPKIDVLSIILSSFGFGGIVYGFSSAGEAEGWGSPKVIIAIVIGAIALILFCIRQLTMKQPMIDLRAFKFPMFVVGVLMVFICMMVILSSMLILPMYLQQGQGYSAFKAGLLLLPGGIINGLMSPVMGRLFDKYGPKWLVIPGLALVAVSLWFFSGITATSTVVFVIVLHSVLMIGISMIMMPAQTNGINQLPLEYYPHGTAIMNTLQQVAGAIGTALAVSIMTSGSKSYMQTVTNPADPLNIGAAFTHGVQNAFIFGMVMAIIGLVIAFFLKRVIVSHKTQASMH; from the coding sequence ATGACTGATAAGGGGTCAAGCAACCCCCGGCAATTCAAGACTTTACCCATTCTGATCTCCCTGCTGATTGCCGGCTTCATCGGCATGTTCAGTGAGACCGCCTTAAATGTAGCTTTAAGCGATCTTATGAATGTCCTGCAAATTACACCATCGACGGCGCAGTGGCTGACTACCGCCTATCTGCTGACGCTGGGCATCCTGGTTCCGATCTCGGGGATGCTGCTGCAGTGGTTTACCACAAGACAGCTATTCGTAGCGGCTCTAAGCTTCTCCATTCTGGGTACGTTCCTTGCAGCGATGTCGCCGAATTTCGAATTTCTGCTCACTGCTAGAGTGGTGCAGGCGATGGGAACCGCGCTGCTGCTGCCGCTGATGTTCAATACGATTCTAATCATCATTCCCGCTGAGAAAAGAGGGGCGGCGATGGGACTTATCGGCTTGGTAATCATGGTTGCTCCAGCGATTGGACCTACGATTGCCGGTCTGCTGATTGAGAGCCTCAGCTGGCACTGGATCTTCTGGCTATCGCTGCCGTTCCTGGTGATCGCCCTGATTAGCGGAATTCTTTTCATGCAGAATGTAACGGAAGTGACAAAACCTAAGATTGATGTCCTGTCCATTATTCTGTCCTCCTTCGGCTTCGGCGGCATTGTCTACGGCTTCAGCAGTGCTGGTGAAGCAGAAGGCTGGGGAAGTCCGAAGGTTATTATCGCCATCGTCATCGGTGCGATTGCCCTTATTCTGTTCTGTATCCGCCAGTTGACGATGAAGCAGCCGATGATTGATCTGCGCGCCTTCAAGTTCCCGATGTTCGTGGTTGGGGTGCTGATGGTCTTCATCTGTATGATGGTCATTCTCTCCTCGATGCTGATTCTTCCTATGTATCTTCAGCAGGGACAAGGGTATTCAGCCTTCAAGGCAGGATTACTGCTGCTGCCGGGCGGAATCATCAACGGTCTGATGTCGCCGGTCATGGGACGTCTGTTCGACAAATACGGTCCGAAATGGCTGGTTATCCCAGGGCTGGCGCTCGTCGCTGTCTCCTTGTGGTTCTTCTCAGGGATTACAGCTACTTCAACCGTTGTCTTCGTGATCGTGCTTCACAGTGTACTGATGATCGGAATCTCTATGATTATGATGCCTGCACAGACAAATGGGATCAATCAGCTTCCGCTGGAATACTACCCGCATGGTACAGCCATTATGAATACACTCCAGCAGGTGGCGGGTGCGATTGGTACAGCGCTGGCGGTAAGCATCATGACTTCCGGCTCCAAAAGCTACATGCAGACCGTTACTAACCCGGCTGATCCGCTGAATATCGGCGCTGCCTTCACTCATGGAGTACAGAATGCCTTTATTTTCGGAATGGTCATGGCTATTATAGGTCTGGTGATTGCGTTCTTCCTGAAGCGTGTCATCGTTTCGCATAAGACTCAGGCTTCGATGCATTAA
- a CDS encoding TetR/AcrR family transcriptional regulator, translating to MSNKPNAREAIVDTASRLFFTQGYHATGLNQIIKDSESPKGSLYYYFPHGKEELALTCINRTSEEVAHLLRHYMEGEAAPALAVQNFIMSMANEAEQSSFEGLVPFSFWVAVETSCVSHELRTACQCVFKDWQDIIAKRLIREGVQEETAERKASVVVSLFEGALLQALTCRNIQPLEAAAECIPAILA from the coding sequence TTGTCGAACAAGCCTAATGCACGCGAAGCCATTGTGGATACGGCTTCCAGGTTGTTTTTTACACAGGGGTACCATGCTACCGGACTGAATCAGATCATCAAGGACAGCGAATCGCCCAAGGGTTCCTTGTATTATTATTTCCCCCACGGCAAAGAAGAGCTGGCCCTGACCTGCATTAACCGGACTAGTGAAGAGGTAGCCCATTTATTGCGCCATTATATGGAGGGTGAAGCGGCACCGGCTTTGGCTGTGCAGAATTTCATCATGTCTATGGCAAATGAGGCGGAGCAATCCTCTTTTGAAGGACTGGTTCCGTTCAGCTTCTGGGTAGCCGTTGAGACTTCCTGTGTCAGCCATGAGCTGCGCACTGCATGCCAGTGTGTCTTCAAGGATTGGCAGGATATTATTGCAAAGCGTCTGATCCGGGAGGGGGTACAGGAGGAAACGGCAGAGCGCAAAGCTTCAGTGGTGGTCTCCTTGTTTGAGGGAGCGCTGCTGCAGGCGTTGACCTGCAGAAATATTCAACCGCTGGAAGCGGCAGCAGAGTGCATTCCGGCGATACTGGCTTAA
- a CDS encoding DUF4395 domain-containing protein — MSQKPAMQGIPRPLVKLNQAFIVISVLLALLTGLHWILAFPLAAGISGLIFGYNPVIRLCSPLLTKPRSAYVLEDPEQQQFNQKIAVFCLAGGLISFLAGWTLAGYIFTIMVGAAATVAILGFCIGCFIHYQWRMYTYRRKQAELHK, encoded by the coding sequence ATGAGTCAAAAGCCTGCAATGCAGGGAATTCCCCGGCCGTTAGTGAAGCTCAATCAGGCCTTCATTGTCATATCTGTATTACTGGCCTTACTCACAGGCCTCCACTGGATTCTTGCCTTCCCGCTTGCCGCTGGAATATCAGGTCTAATCTTCGGATATAATCCCGTCATCAGGCTGTGCAGCCCGCTGCTGACGAAGCCGCGATCCGCCTATGTATTGGAAGACCCGGAGCAGCAGCAGTTTAACCAGAAGATTGCCGTCTTCTGTCTGGCGGGCGGACTGATCAGCTTTCTCGCGGGCTGGACACTTGCCGGATATATCTTCACCATCATGGTCGGAGCCGCAGCAACGGTTGCTATTCTCGGCTTTTGCATCGGCTGCTTCATTCATTATCAGTGGAGAATGTACACCTACAGACGCAAGCAGGCTGAGCTTCATAAGTAA
- a CDS encoding DUF6054 family protein, protein MGESYQLNVELQPDEVMMRIKEGMTQRSELLYEELNEVRNGRMIGTLIYERFYFRSRNQAALVIIVDNLLQGTVSNVPLIPAGASQGLILKMDWGAGQSFASTVEEILEDYVVKYVCCE, encoded by the coding sequence ATGGGAGAGTCTTATCAACTGAATGTCGAATTGCAGCCGGATGAGGTAATGATGCGGATCAAAGAGGGGATGACACAGCGGTCGGAGCTTCTGTATGAGGAGCTTAACGAGGTCAGGAATGGCCGGATGATCGGGACGCTGATTTATGAACGCTTTTACTTCCGGTCCAGAAATCAGGCGGCGCTGGTAATTATCGTGGATAATCTGCTGCAGGGAACCGTGAGTAATGTCCCTCTCATTCCGGCAGGCGCCTCCCAAGGCTTGATTCTTAAGATGGATTGGGGCGCAGGCCAGAGCTTCGCATCTACAGTAGAAGAGATCCTTGAAGATTACGTTGTGAAGTATGTATGTTGTGAGTAA
- a CDS encoding NAD-dependent epimerase/dehydratase family protein: protein MNLVIGGNGGLGHSITQELLSRGKLVTATYHRSSQALRRLKGPLLTLAAVDVMNEKVLAEALNGVTTLYFCLNVPYQDWYSVMPEALERVTRLLKTGQTLVFPGNIYGYGKLQYLPADERHPKEARTRKGKLRNQLEELLKAESERRGFRYVIPRYPDYYGPNVTNRLFGPIFSGALQARTIKWPVKLDVPHDLVYIRDAARAAVLLAESGEQGEWHVSGSGAIEGRQFLMNIQHAAGSKGKCCALPAWAVGVAGVFNKEANEFHELLYEFEYPLLLNDNKFMMRFPEYNPTSYKKGIKETIDWFREELG from the coding sequence ATGAATCTCGTAATTGGGGGCAATGGCGGTCTGGGCCATTCCATCACACAAGAATTACTGTCACGCGGGAAGCTGGTGACGGCTACATATCACCGTTCCAGTCAGGCTCTGCGCAGGCTGAAGGGCCCGCTGCTGACTCTGGCGGCAGTGGATGTAATGAATGAGAAGGTGCTTGCTGAAGCGCTGAATGGGGTGACGACCCTCTATTTCTGCCTAAATGTGCCGTACCAGGATTGGTACTCTGTCATGCCTGAGGCACTGGAGCGCGTGACGCGCCTGCTTAAGACCGGTCAGACGCTGGTATTTCCGGGCAATATCTACGGCTACGGCAAGCTCCAATATCTTCCTGCGGATGAACGCCATCCGAAGGAGGCACGAACCCGCAAGGGGAAACTGCGGAATCAACTGGAGGAGCTGCTTAAGGCAGAGTCTGAACGGCGGGGCTTCCGTTATGTAATTCCGCGGTACCCGGATTATTACGGTCCCAATGTCACGAACCGGTTATTCGGACCGATCTTCAGCGGAGCGCTTCAGGCCAGAACGATTAAGTGGCCTGTGAAGCTGGATGTCCCGCATGATCTGGTCTATATCCGTGATGCGGCCAGAGCGGCTGTACTGCTGGCGGAGAGCGGAGAACAGGGGGAGTGGCATGTGTCCGGCTCCGGTGCTATTGAGGGGCGTCAATTCCTGATGAATATCCAGCATGCGGCTGGCAGCAAGGGGAAGTGCTGTGCGCTGCCGGCCTGGGCAGTCGGAGTAGCCGGTGTATTCAATAAGGAAGCGAACGAATTCCATGAGCTTCTCTATGAATTCGAGTATCCGCTCCTGCTGAATGATAATAAATTCATGATGCGGTTCCCCGAATACAATCCGACATCGTATAAGAAGGGAATTAAGGAGACCATCGACTGGTTCCGCGAAGAGCTGGGTTAG
- a CDS encoding ROK family protein codes for MDNKYIVGIDLGGTNIKAGLFDEHFTALEELSIPTEAQLGPAHVLERIRLAVTQLCAGSGIYESQIACMGMGIPGLLDPEEGLSVFSPNFPGWEQVHVVNEMKPYYNFNVYIDNDVRVNLYGEWQRGAGQGHRHLILLTLGTGLGSGMVHDGKVLYGTTFSAGEIGHMNMFRQGRPCRCGSSGCLGRYVSAVGMVNTFKEKLEAGRGSLIQTWTKQDQEQITAQMISEAYDLGDPLAIEVMHETGELLGFGLANVINLLNPELIIIGGGMAAAGDRLLNSVRDTVNAHALKLSASRCRIVQAELGSRAGTLGAAVYAYRKQSRHNYID; via the coding sequence ATGGACAACAAATACATAGTCGGCATTGATCTGGGCGGAACTAATATTAAGGCAGGCTTATTCGATGAGCACTTCACAGCGTTAGAGGAGCTATCAATACCCACAGAAGCGCAGCTGGGTCCGGCCCATGTGCTGGAGCGGATCAGGCTTGCCGTTACTCAGCTGTGTGCGGGAAGCGGAATTTACGAGTCGCAGATTGCCTGTATGGGTATGGGAATCCCAGGGCTCCTCGACCCGGAGGAGGGCCTGTCGGTCTTCTCACCGAATTTTCCCGGCTGGGAGCAGGTCCATGTGGTCAACGAAATGAAGCCATACTACAACTTCAATGTATACATAGACAATGATGTGCGCGTTAATCTCTACGGGGAATGGCAACGGGGTGCCGGACAAGGGCACAGGCATCTGATTCTGCTCACACTTGGGACGGGGCTCGGTTCAGGGATGGTCCATGACGGCAAGGTGCTCTACGGGACAACCTTCAGTGCTGGTGAAATCGGACATATGAATATGTTCCGGCAGGGGCGGCCCTGCCGCTGCGGAAGCTCTGGATGCCTGGGGAGGTATGTATCTGCAGTGGGGATGGTGAATACCTTCAAGGAGAAGCTGGAGGCAGGGAGGGGCAGCCTGATTCAGACCTGGACTAAGCAGGATCAGGAGCAAATCACGGCACAGATGATCTCGGAGGCGTATGATCTGGGAGACCCCCTGGCCATTGAAGTCATGCATGAGACGGGGGAGCTGCTGGGGTTCGGGCTGGCGAATGTGATCAATCTGCTGAACCCGGAGCTGATTATTATCGGGGGCGGCATGGCCGCAGCAGGAGACCGTCTCCTGAATAGTGTCCGCGATACCGTAAATGCCCATGCGCTGAAGCTGTCTGCAAGCCGGTGCCGGATTGTTCAGGCGGAGCTGGGCAGCAGGGCGGGTACGTTGGGTGCGGCTGTGTATGCTTATCGGAAACAGAGCAGGCACAACTATATAGATTGA
- a CDS encoding ABC transporter permease, whose protein sequence is MYYLGLLIEYLKNYMKTRLTYRADFWVEVISDLLFQATNFIFILVIFMHTDSLGGWNQNEVVFVYGFFMVPFGVFSCFVNMWGFSERYIVKGEMDRILTRPAHNLFQIFLENVDPPSLFGSIIGLIIMAISGSNLGLPFEWWTLPMLILLTLSAVAIYTGIYTTLTSLSFYSDAPTGILPLMYNIQTYGRYPVTIYNRAIQVLLTWIIPFAFVGIYPAALFLHRDEMRTMALLTPLVGVVFLSIGLMAWSFGVKRYKGAGS, encoded by the coding sequence ATGTACTACCTGGGCTTATTGATTGAATATCTGAAGAATTATATGAAAACACGGTTAACCTACCGCGCGGATTTCTGGGTGGAGGTCATCTCCGACCTGCTGTTCCAGGCGACGAACTTTATCTTCATCCTGGTCATCTTCATGCACACCGACAGCCTGGGCGGCTGGAATCAGAACGAAGTGGTGTTCGTCTACGGCTTCTTCATGGTGCCGTTCGGCGTGTTCAGCTGCTTCGTCAATATGTGGGGCTTCAGTGAACGGTATATTGTCAAAGGCGAAATGGACCGCATCCTGACCCGTCCAGCGCATAACCTGTTCCAGATCTTCCTGGAGAATGTGGACCCGCCGTCCCTGTTCGGCTCTATCATCGGGCTGATTATCATGGCGATCAGCGGCAGCAATCTGGGCCTGCCGTTTGAATGGTGGACTCTGCCGATGCTGATTCTTCTGACCCTCAGCGCAGTAGCCATTTATACGGGGATCTATACGACACTGACCTCGTTGTCGTTCTATTCGGATGCCCCGACAGGCATTCTGCCGCTGATGTATAACATCCAGACGTACGGACGTTATCCGGTAACGATCTACAACCGGGCGATTCAGGTGCTGCTGACCTGGATTATCCCGTTTGCTTTTGTCGGGATATATCCGGCGGCCTTGTTCCTGCACCGCGATGAGATGCGGACGATGGCGCTGCTGACCCCTCTGGTCGGTGTGGTCTTCCTCAGCATCGGCCTGATGGCCTGGAGCTTCGGAGTGAAGCGGTATAAGGGCGCCGGTTCTTAA
- a CDS encoding ABC transporter permease translates to MLGAYFDFIRIRFLTMLAYRVNYYSGILIYTLNIGVNYFTWRAIYGDGESLGGFTGAQMTTYVAVSWMARAFYFNNLDREISTDIRDGSIAIQFIRPYNYVLVKMMQGLGEGLFRFMMLMIPGMLIAILLFPVQLPTEPSAWAGFLVMLFFSFLISSQINIITGLSAFFVENNEGMMRMKRVVVDLFSGLIVPITLFPDWLSSVLKVLPFQAITYLPGSVFTGRVQGVGIWNVLGIQVIWFLILLIPIVWLNHAARQRLFVQGG, encoded by the coding sequence CTGCTTGGCGCTTATTTTGATTTTATCCGTATCCGGTTCCTGACCATGCTTGCTTACCGGGTGAATTACTATTCGGGGATTCTGATCTACACGCTTAATATCGGGGTGAACTATTTCACCTGGAGAGCGATCTATGGCGATGGTGAATCGCTTGGCGGCTTTACCGGGGCGCAGATGACCACCTATGTGGCGGTGTCCTGGATGGCGCGGGCCTTCTACTTCAACAATCTGGACCGGGAGATCTCTACGGATATCCGTGATGGAAGCATCGCGATCCAGTTCATCCGTCCTTATAATTATGTGCTGGTCAAAATGATGCAGGGTCTCGGCGAAGGCCTGTTCCGCTTCATGATGCTGATGATTCCGGGCATGCTGATTGCCATTCTGCTGTTTCCGGTACAGCTCCCGACGGAGCCTTCGGCTTGGGCCGGGTTCCTGGTCATGCTGTTCTTCAGCTTCCTGATCAGCTCGCAGATTAATATTATCACAGGCCTGTCAGCCTTCTTCGTGGAGAACAATGAGGGGATGATGCGCATGAAGCGTGTGGTCGTGGATCTGTTCTCAGGGCTGATTGTGCCAATTACTTTGTTCCCGGACTGGTTGTCTTCCGTGCTTAAGGTTCTTCCCTTCCAGGCAATTACCTATCTGCCGGGTTCTGTATTTACAGGCCGGGTGCAGGGGGTAGGCATCTGGAATGTGCTGGGTATCCAGGTTATCTGGTTCCTGATTCTGCTCATTCCGATTGTCTGGCTAAATCACGCAGCGCGTCAGCGGCTGTTCGTGCAGGGGGGTTAA
- a CDS encoding ABC transporter ATP-binding protein: MNAIQVQDLRKTFKVQKNREGLKGAFADLFKRQYSEVTAVKDISFSIPEGEICGYIGENGAGKSTTIKMLTGILVPTAGSLTVGGFVPYEEREKFVQNIGVVFGQRSQLWWDIGVIESFQLLRKVYRVPEQEFKKRLDELVERLELQDLLNRPVRKLSLGQRMRCELVAALLHNPSILFLDEPTIGLDIVVKSEIREFLKDMNREHGTTILLTTHDLQDIEALCSRVIMLDDGRIIYDGGLEDLKQRWGTGREVQFQFGAATKLQQLIHWTDGMPVTWTAENELAAKVWIPLELNVSDVLGRVVGQADITDIKIIETNTDDIVRSIYQSGSAEKPEERIAALSDEKEVIHV, encoded by the coding sequence ATGAATGCAATTCAAGTGCAGGACTTGCGCAAGACCTTCAAAGTCCAAAAAAACCGCGAGGGCCTCAAAGGGGCCTTCGCTGATTTGTTTAAAAGGCAGTATTCCGAAGTGACAGCAGTCAAGGATATCTCGTTCAGCATTCCCGAAGGTGAAATCTGCGGATATATCGGAGAGAACGGTGCTGGGAAATCGACGACGATCAAGATGCTCACTGGAATTCTTGTCCCTACCGCCGGCAGTCTGACTGTTGGCGGCTTCGTGCCGTATGAGGAGCGCGAGAAGTTCGTGCAAAACATCGGCGTCGTTTTCGGCCAGCGGAGCCAGCTCTGGTGGGATATCGGCGTGATTGAATCCTTTCAGCTGCTGCGCAAGGTATACCGGGTGCCCGAGCAAGAATTCAAGAAACGGCTCGATGAGCTCGTGGAACGCCTGGAGCTTCAGGATCTGCTGAACCGTCCGGTCCGTAAGCTCAGTCTGGGCCAGCGGATGCGCTGCGAGCTGGTAGCCGCACTGCTGCACAATCCGTCCATTCTGTTCCTGGATGAGCCGACGATTGGACTGGATATTGTCGTGAAGTCGGAGATCCGTGAATTCCTGAAGGATATGAACCGGGAGCATGGCACAACTATCCTGCTGACAACACATGATCTGCAGGACATCGAAGCGCTCTGTTCGCGGGTCATCATGCTTGATGACGGGCGGATTATCTATGACGGAGGTCTGGAGGATCTGAAGCAGCGCTGGGGAACCGGGCGTGAGGTGCAGTTCCAGTTCGGAGCGGCTACGAAGCTGCAGCAGCTGATCCACTGGACGGACGGCATGCCGGTTACCTGGACCGCGGAGAATGAGCTGGCGGCCAAGGTCTGGATTCCGCTGGAGCTGAATGTATCGGATGTGCTGGGCCGTGTCGTCGGCCAGGCCGATATAACAGACATCAAAATCATCGAAACGAACACGGATGACATCGTCCGCAGTATTTACCAGTCAGGCTCAGCTGAGAAGCCGGAGGAGCGGATTGCCGCCCTCAGCGATGAGAAAGAGGTTATCCATGTCTGA
- a CDS encoding GTP cyclohydrolase II: MINPNILSILQNKISRIPMENSTNILVGPITLPVNLDGETITFKWYSWLNVTDEELQRAEGKEATELLISRLSSMKLADGQQSSVLVYGDFEHSEEALIRMHSICHTGDIFGSKRCDCGFQLHQSMKMIAQHGAGALFYLANHEGRGIGLFSKAMAYLLQEEGYDTVEANLELGFADDSRDYTDAISVLQHLRSHPVTLITNNPKKLEALRAAGMNTVKRVPLWGDVSVFNEKYLRTKVARSGHLEAVPGAEFFEGRVAK, encoded by the coding sequence ATGATCAACCCAAATATCCTTTCTATACTACAGAACAAAATCAGCCGGATTCCTATGGAAAACTCCACGAATATATTGGTCGGACCTATAACTCTGCCTGTTAATCTGGATGGGGAGACCATCACCTTCAAATGGTACAGCTGGCTGAACGTGACGGACGAAGAGCTTCAGCGCGCTGAAGGCAAGGAGGCTACCGAGCTGCTCATCAGCCGTTTATCCTCAATGAAGCTTGCGGATGGACAGCAGTCCAGTGTTCTGGTCTACGGAGATTTCGAGCATTCCGAGGAAGCGCTGATCCGGATGCACAGCATTTGCCACACCGGGGACATCTTTGGCAGCAAGCGCTGCGATTGCGGGTTCCAGCTGCACCAGTCGATGAAGATGATTGCCCAGCATGGCGCCGGAGCACTCTTTTATCTGGCGAATCATGAAGGAAGAGGGATTGGCCTGTTCAGCAAAGCAATGGCATATCTGCTCCAGGAAGAAGGGTATGATACTGTGGAGGCCAATCTGGAGCTTGGATTCGCCGATGATTCCAGAGATTACACCGATGCGATCAGCGTGCTTCAACACCTGCGCAGCCATCCGGTGACATTGATTACCAACAATCCGAAGAAGCTGGAAGCGCTGCGGGCTGCCGGAATGAACACGGTGAAGCGGGTGCCGCTATGGGGTGACGTATCGGTCTTCAATGAGAAGTATCTGCGGACCAAGGTGGCCCGTTCCGGACATCTGGAGGCTGTGCCGGGTGCGGAGTTTTTTGAGGGAAGAGTAGCTAAATAA
- a CDS encoding winged helix-turn-helix transcriptional regulator: MNDFEMCPRFEKAVDVLSKRWVALIVFVLMDGPRRFGEIEHCLSNLSGKVLSDRLKEMETEGIIQRTVYPEMPVRIEYSLTDKGTALAPILGEIGNWSTDWIEIGVTK, from the coding sequence ATGAATGATTTTGAGATGTGCCCCCGGTTTGAGAAAGCCGTGGATGTACTGAGTAAGCGGTGGGTCGCCCTGATCGTATTCGTCCTGATGGATGGTCCGCGGCGGTTCGGAGAAATTGAGCATTGCTTGTCCAACCTTAGCGGCAAGGTCTTGTCTGACCGGTTGAAGGAAATGGAGACGGAAGGGATCATACAGCGTACTGTATATCCTGAGATGCCCGTACGAATTGAGTATTCGTTAACCGATAAAGGTACGGCCCTTGCCCCCATTCTTGGAGAGATCGGTAACTGGTCTACGGATTGGATCGAGATCGGCGTGACCAAATGA
- a CDS encoding ABC transporter permease, translated as MRTILAMTWKEMLRKKVMLLTLLLTLVFLIAFWFVADTVGTNDPGAGTLGNGSGLFMQFMNGAFILSLGFFFGAFVIAFLAIFSSFSVIAGEAEQGVMQALLPRPLPRWKWYLGRWLGFVTLGTIYALILFTAILLITSAHANVPRDTVVLAKSFLLFASVVPLLISVSMLGSGLFSALGNGVFMTMLYGAGFLGGMVDKLSGSLRLAEDGLKVLNNLTGMISMIMPADTLQRRMTVELFSLKDMNGLVSMDSGALTLLNFNSFPSNSFVVYAVIYTVVIFGLGLLCFQRKDL; from the coding sequence ATGAGAACCATACTGGCAATGACCTGGAAAGAAATGCTGCGCAAAAAAGTGATGCTGCTAACCCTGCTGCTGACCCTGGTGTTCCTGATTGCCTTCTGGTTCGTGGCGGATACCGTGGGAACAAACGATCCGGGGGCCGGAACTCTGGGGAATGGCAGCGGGTTATTCATGCAGTTCATGAACGGCGCTTTTATTCTGAGTCTGGGCTTCTTCTTCGGCGCGTTCGTTATAGCCTTTCTGGCGATCTTCAGCTCCTTCTCGGTGATTGCCGGTGAAGCAGAGCAGGGGGTCATGCAGGCTCTGTTGCCCCGGCCGCTGCCTCGCTGGAAATGGTATCTTGGCCGCTGGCTGGGCTTCGTCACGCTGGGAACGATCTATGCCCTCATTCTGTTCACTGCCATTCTGCTGATTACAAGTGCCCACGCGAACGTTCCCAGAGATACGGTCGTGCTTGCGAAGTCATTTCTGTTGTTCGCCTCTGTAGTTCCCTTGTTAATCTCTGTATCCATGCTGGGTTCAGGACTATTCTCCGCGCTTGGCAACGGTGTGTTCATGACGATGCTCTACGGGGCAGGATTTCTTGGGGGGATGGTGGATAAGCTTAGCGGGTCGCTGAGACTTGCGGAGGATGGACTGAAGGTGCTGAATAATCTGACGGGAATGATCTCGATGATTATGCCCGCAGATACCCTGCAGCGCCGAATGACTGTTGAGCTGTTCAGCTTGAAGGATATGAATGGCCTGGTATCGATGGATAGCGGGGCGCTTACTCTGCTGAATTTCAATTCGTTCCCGTCTAATAGCTTTGTCGTATACGCTGTAATCTACACTGTGGTTATCTTTGGGCTGGGACTGCTGTGCTTTCAGCGTAAGGATCTGTAG
- a CDS encoding ABC transporter ATP-binding protein, with the protein MSSIPAIDANALTKAYPNGRGCRDVTLTVGKGEAFGFLGPNGAGKSTFVKMLVGLISPTGGHASILGHPLGSMEAKMKIGYLPELYRYQDWLTGEEVVRLHAKLCRIPKSVIDQRIPQLLQEVGIGLRGRDRVKHYSKGMQQRLGLACALVNDPEILFLDEPSSALDPIGRMEVRKILQKLKERGITIFLNSHLLEDVEVLCDRMALLSNGAVLRHGKVAEMLNKRTSWHFKVGGYTPFLLSWLNEHTGLSIRQSVPAAGKSGYDPAQEESDSSVVWLEAELDHEEQAGWLNGLMVEQGMTLYQVNRQSERLEDWFMDAVAGLSHRGEKE; encoded by the coding sequence ATGAGCAGTATCCCTGCGATTGATGCGAACGCCTTGACCAAAGCTTATCCGAACGGGCGCGGTTGCCGGGATGTTACTCTGACTGTGGGGAAAGGGGAAGCCTTCGGCTTCCTCGGCCCCAATGGTGCCGGCAAGAGTACTTTTGTCAAAATGCTGGTCGGACTCATCTCGCCAACAGGCGGCCATGCCTCCATCCTGGGACATCCGCTGGGCTCTATGGAAGCCAAAATGAAGATTGGCTACCTGCCGGAGCTGTACCGCTATCAGGACTGGCTGACCGGTGAAGAGGTGGTCAGGCTTCATGCCAAGCTGTGCCGGATTCCGAAGTCCGTCATAGATCAGAGAATTCCGCAGCTCCTGCAGGAGGTAGGCATCGGGCTGCGCGGGAGAGACCGGGTCAAGCATTATTCCAAGGGAATGCAGCAGCGGCTGGGTCTTGCATGTGCATTGGTGAATGACCCGGAGATTCTGTTCCTGGATGAACCCTCCTCAGCCCTTGATCCTATCGGGAGAATGGAAGTGCGGAAGATTCTGCAGAAGCTGAAGGAACGGGGAATAACTATTTTTCTCAACTCTCATTTACTTGAGGATGTTGAAGTGCTGTGCGACCGGATGGCTCTGCTGAGTAACGGAGCGGTCCTGCGGCACGGCAAAGTAGCGGAGATGCTGAATAAACGGACAAGCTGGCATTTCAAAGTGGGCGGATATACGCCTTTTTTGCTGTCCTGGCTAAATGAGCATACAGGGTTATCCATCCGGCAATCAGTGCCTGCTGCGGGTAAATCTGGCTATGATCCGGCACAAGAGGAGTCAGATTCAAGTGTCGTGTGGCTGGAGGCGGAGCTGGATCATGAGGAACAGGCTGGCTGGCTGAACGGGCTGATGGTGGAGCAGGGGATGACGCTGTACCAGGTGAACCGCCAGTCTGAACGGCTGGAGGACTGGTTCATGGATGCGGTAGCCGGGCTCAGTCATAGGGGGGAGAAGGAATGA